CCTTTTAAATCATTCTCTTTAAAGTGACCCAACAAGAAGTAGGATAAACAGCATTTGTTGCCAAAAGTACTGTGAAATGACAGGTTTCAGCTGGTGACAAACAGCCTGGGAGCAACAAAGACATGACTTCTACCAAACTTTGAGGTTTTGGTCAGAGATTCTTTGAAATTAATTATTCGCAATTCTTAAGGCATCACTCTTAACTTTATTTTGGAAAAGCACCCCCAAAATtatcagaagagagagaaaaataaagcaaaactcaAGCCCTGGGCAATactggtgagattttttttcttctaaaactagTATTAAATTTTGTGGACAAAGAGGATTTAATCAAATATCTATATTTGATCGCTTGTGATATAATTTCAAGATActgtataattataattttatggaTGATGATAAGATAATGAAGTGCATCCATACAAGCCTATGACAGGGTGTATTCCTGATTATGAGTAAGAAAATGCCAGAATTTCAAAGGAAAGTGAGGCATTATCATGTTGAAATGctcagaaagggaaggaaggtaTTGATTCACGGAGAAAGAGGAATTTCTCATGGGCATTAGAGAATGGACGATGGAGGCACAATTGCTAGGCTTGCGTTTAAATGTAGTTTTTAGATAAGAACCAAGGAACATTATTCACAGTTGTCAAAAACCGCTATGATTTGAGCTCTCTTAAAAGGAAAGGCTCTCAGTTGGGAATAGTATATTTTCTGCAAttcaggaggaaaaacaaaagggtTAGATAAGCATGTAAAACAGGGAATGTGTTTGAGTGTGATTTTGAATTATTACTATTACCTCATTCTTGTTACCATTATTTTGTCTTATATATGAGAAGACGCTAATATAATTAAATAGACTAATATAATTCTAACATACAGATCTGAGGAAAAACAGCCCTGTAGTTTCCCATAAGCTGGAAAAGCCAGGCCCAACATTGCTACAGGGGATAGAGGAGAGCCCAGGATTCAATAGGGACTGTAAGCCCTGAACTTGAACTTGACAGATCTTTGGAATGTGTCCTCAGGTAGACACAATTCCTGATGCTTACCTAAGACAGCATGCAATTCTACCCCAGCCCAGAACTAAAGGAATTGTTAACATCTGTACCTTGCTTTGAAGAGTCACTTCTGAGCCCATTTAATCAAAACTGTCTCAAAGCCCTTTCCACACATAGTTTGCAGTGACCTTACTAGAGTGTTTAAACTTTCACGAAGTGGAGAGGCATAACTTAATAAATATGAAAGAGTGGTGAGATTAACAGCAGAGTTGTTTCTCCCCCCCCAACTTATTTACTTCTTTACATTAAGAgatgaatgtgggagttcccgtcatggcacattggaaacaaatccaactaggaatcatgaggttgcgggtttgatccctagtctcactcagtgggttaaggatctggcgttgccatgagctgtggtgtaggtcacagatgaagctcggatccagtgtggttgtggtgtaggctggcagctacaggtctgattcaacccctagcctgggaacctctgtatgccatgggtgccgtcctaaaaaaaaaaaaaaaaaaaaaaaaagagtctactGTGGAATGCTTAAAATACCAAGGTAAAGCAATTCCTGGGGAATCCTGAAACACAGTCTGAAGAtgaaatttccctttctttcattgCAAATCCAACAGCTCCTGGTGTATCTTCAgcaggtttattattattattattattattattgttttcacttcctttgtttctgcctccTTTTCAGAGTCTGATGGTTTTCCAAACTGAAAGAATTGATTTGATTCCATAGTAGAAATAGCAGTTATATTATATAAACTTTCTTATTTTGCAAATGGAATAACAGAAGCCCCAGGAAGCTAAAGGATTTATTTAGAGATACAGCAACAATATCTCAGAATCCAGATTTGTATAATTTTGATTTACCTTCTGCTACTCCACACTACTTCTTGACCATAAAAGCTTTATATTAAATAGGGGATCAAAAATTCATGCACGCAAAGATCAGAATTTTCAAAGGAGAAGCATCTGAAGGCTTATCAAGTCCCAACTAATTGAGCCCTCATGTCAGTATTCAGAAGGGAAAATATCGGGAGTATGTTTTGACTTCTGTACACAAAATAAGATGCTAAATTTTATAAGTTAGAGAAAAAGtaatatggtatcacttatatgtgaaatacgaaaaataaacaaaccagaaaatataacaaaaaagcagacacaaaaatctagaaaacaaattggtggttgccagtggggagcaGTGGGGAGGGGTACTTCAGATCTCAGGGAGTGGGAAGTACAAAACAGTAGGTtaggtgtaagataggctcaaattgatattgtataacacagggaatatagacagtattttgtaataactaaacagaaattatcattttaaaattttatgagaataagatcattttttcaaaatataaacattacCATCTACTCCAACTCAAAAGGTATCTCAAATTTAGGTTGAGTGCCTTTGAAGGATTAGAAAGAAGTAAATTgttagaaacaaaggaaagaaccTTAATGAACGATGAGGGAGGTGAACTCAGGGTTAGGTGTGTGCTTAGAGGAGTTTATTTCTctagcctctgtttcctcatcagaTGTGAATGACTAGACTATCATTCTGAAGTAAGGTGATCAGAATATGGATTTCAATTTTTTAGGTATACAAGCCAACCAGCTGGAAGCaccctttattttttctccatttttaactATTCTGCtgattcatttcatttgttttgagttATACATAAATGTTGGTGgtctttgttatatttttctttcacataagTTGATGATCTCTTGGGAATTTGGCCTTCTAGAGTAACTCCATGGAGAAGATAAACAATGTAACTGAATTTGTTTTCTGGGGTCTTTCTCAGAACCTCAAGGTTGAGAAAGTGTGTTTCATGGTGTTCTCTTTCTTCTACTCTGTCATCCTTCTGGGAAACCTGCTCATCATGCTCACAGTTTATGTGGGCAAACTTTTCAAGTCCccaatgtatttctttctcaacTACCTGTCTTTTGTGGACGTGTGTTACTCTTCAGTCATAGCTCCTAAGATGATTGTTGACTTATTGGCCAAGACCAAAACGATCTCCTATGATGGGTGCATGTTGCAGCTCTTTGCGGCACACTTCTTGGGTTGCACTGAGATCTTCATCCTTACTGTAATGGCCTATGATCGTTATGTGGCTATCTGTAAACCCCTACACTATATGACCATCATGGACAGAGAGAGATGCAATAAAATGTTGCTGGGGACCTGGTTAGGTGGGTTCTTGCACTCCATTATCCAAGTGGCTCTAGTAGTCCAACTACCCTTCTGTGGGCCCAATGAGATCGATCACTACTTCTGTGATATTCACCCTCTGCTGAAACTTGCCTGCACAGACACACACGTCGTTGGTGTTGTTGTGATAGCCAACAGTGGTATCATCACTCTGGTGAACTTTGTTATCTTGCTCATCTCCTACATCTTTATCCTGGTGTACCTGAGAAAGCAGTCAGCAGAAGGCAGACACAAAGCTCtttccacctgtggctcccacattgctgtggtcatCATCTTTTTTGGTCCCTGTACATTCATGTATATGCGTCCTGAAACTACCTTTTCAGAGGATAAGATGGTGGCTTTGTTTTATACCATCATCACCCCTATGTTAAACCCCATGATTTATACACTGAGAAATGCAGAAGTaaaaaattcaatgaagaaaCTGTGCAGCAGGTGGATTTTCTGGGAAGCAAAAGGTAAATAGTTGGAAGTAACAATGCAAGGTGGATGATCTTCAATGTTCTCATCTGCACAGGAAGTCAATAATAACCTCACAGGGATTATTTTGGAGGGAgcaaataagagaataaaatggTCTATAGAAGGTaaggtattttaaaatcactCTTACTTTATTGGTTGAAAAGTCCATAagcataattttctaaaatatcaagGACAAAGAAATCTCATTAAACTCAGAAGCTCAGCATGGATCATGCTCAGCAACCATGATTTTCTCCTCCCCATTTCCCCATTTGGCCAATGTCTTTAAAGAATGAGAGTCCTCTGTGAAGTAAGGCTGTTTTCTAGTATTTCAAACCATGATCGTTACATACTGTGCACTCAAATTATATGCTGTATGAATGGAAGGCTACATGGAAAATGACATAGATCTGAGTGTTCTGATACAAATCCTCTAAACAGTGAAACTAAGTTTCCTGAGGTGGGACTGGGGGGGCTGTATGCACAGAACATCAACGAGATAAAGAACAgattggaaaacaaaaagacctgCCCTTGTCCTCTGGTTTGGAgaaaaaagcttttttctttctctagctcAGTTTCTTCACCCAACCATAAGTTGGAAAAAAACTACCTCTAAGATCCCCAGTTTAACCTTAAATCCCATGAATGCACTTCTGCTAATTGACTCATCTTTACTAGTACTCTGTAGCTAGAGAACCTGTCCCTATTAATGTAAAGTGACTAACAGGAAACGCTCATGaaactgaaggaaaacaaaatatttctaatgaatACATGATTGTGCCTCAATCAAGAGGGTCAATACAATTTGCTGAAATGCATGGTTGGGAAATCATATTCCCTCCACTCTTTGAACCAAGCAGCTTTACTGAAAACTATGAGCCATTTATCACTGCTTCCTTGATTAGCATGACCTGATTTCCAGCTGTGGATTCCAGAGGCATTTGTTCTGAACaagtaaaaatatctttcttatGTGAACTGGCACTTCCTGGTGCTATATTCCTCCATCACTTCACCCAACCTGAGATCACATCACTGATTATCTCTCTGCAagtgtttcattgttttttccaTAAATCTTATTATTCCAGTTGCTGCCCCTACCTGGGTCTGTGTTTATTGTTGtggagtgtgggtgtgtgtgtgtgtgtggtgtgcatgtgtgtgtattttgcacTCACACATTAGGTTGAGGACTGTAATGTagtcctttaaaaaatgatctcTAATGATAAGGCATTCACAGAATTAAGATAAGAAAGATCAAAATGAAGCAAGATACCTGGATTCAAAGTCACAATTAGGAGTCCCTTGCCCTGGGCCACACAAACCCATGCTTATTGTCCCGGCTCGGGCACATACTCACTGAACCTACATGAACCTCCATTTGCTCACTTTTAAAGTGGTCCATAGGTTGGTACTTCTGAAACTTGTCTGATCATTGAAATCATCTTGAGAGGTTCCCGAATAGATAAAAGCATCTATTACAAGAATTTCTGATCCAGTGGGCTAGTGTTAGAGGGTCTACACAAATCTTCCATTTTAACAATCTTCTCTGATAATTTTTATCCAGGCAATGGTACATCCAAGACCTTAGACTTGGAAACACTGGAGCTTGTTGATGTTCTTAGAGCACAAGGGGTTTATGGATCAATAAAACCCCAAGAGCCTTACtttcagatatatatttatatatttctgctGTAACACAAAGAGACCTAAACTTgaagtaaatttataaaattctggAATGAATAAATGCTATCCATTTGATGTGTCCTCCACAATGATCTTCCCTTTATGTCTTTGCACGAAAGACTTGACTATCAAGGGACATTAGGGATATTGATGGTCTGAAGTCCCTAGGAAGGTAAAAGCTGACAGATTCAGTACTCTCAAAGATCATCCCTAGGAAGGTAAAAGCTGACAGATTCAGTACTCTCAAAGATCAACAAAGAATCTATATAggtatttgtaactgggtcaccatggtgtacagtagaaaattgacagaacactgtaaaccagctatagtgaaaaaataaaataaaaatcattatatacaaaaaagaTCAACAAACAGAAcatatgaaattgttttcttgtttctacCACTGAGTTTATAAATGTATTCTGGTTCAAAAAAGTTCCTCAGAGAAAATCCAATCAGAAGAGCTCAGAGTGTCTTCTTGGTTCCTTGGAAAGAGATGGCCAAGAATCATGATAATTCAACACTCTCCAGTTTCTGTGGGGGTGAGTCTCATCAacaacatcattttattttatagacgTAGGATCTATACATTGGCTGCCAGTCATATATCTTTATAATCTCACTGTTAAAAGAAGACAGATGTGACTTTGATTACAGCCTTCACTGATGGAAATAAATGGTAAcgcttttattttctaaatgaataaCCTAGTTTATTTCACAGTAGAAACAATATATCTGTGTATCTTCTAGCCTGTGGTTATACTCCTGTCCCctggaatagcaaaaaaaataaaataaatatgtactacTCAATGAAGAGGTAAAGACCAGCTTTCATGTCCTCTACATGTCctatcccttttctcttttgaacATATCTAAGAGATGGAAACACACATCACATGTCAGAGCCTCCAGAATTttcactacattttttaaaatagtaactgAGTGAGAAGTCCTCATCTTGACAGTATTCTGATGTGTTCAGTTCTTACCTGGTAACCTGCTTTGTTTTGTGTTCTGAGGTGTAATATAACTTCATTGCTTACTTCAGATCTTCAAAATCATTCTTCTTCTACACTTTCAGTGTAAAAAATCCACAAGGTAAGTGCACCGCAGTGTAGAGAGATGCAACACTGTACATACTCTTTGTACTCCATAAAGTCAATGATACAGTCCAACATCACATGTACAgatgtaaaatttcattttcctcagCTAACCTaccacttcattttatttaaaaaaaaaaaatggaaacaacatgaAGTGTATTCTGAGCCTAATCTGCAGTTTGGAATTTAGCCTAGTCAAGCTGACCTAGGTCAGCTGAACCCCAGTTGATCCAAAGACACATGAGCAAGAATTTTCAATGTCTAATGTGTAAGTGGTGAGTTTAGGAATGGCTGATATATGACATTATTGAGCTGATTTATCTAAGAATAGCATGATCACACTGTAGGAGTGGGAGGcacatctatatatatttttttttttttgcttttagggcctcacctgaggcatgtggagcttctcaggctaggagaAATTGGAGctgggtctacaccacagccacagcaaacatgggacctgagctgcctctgtgacctatacacagctcatggcagcaccgatccgtaacccattgagcaaggtcaggatctaatccatatcctcatggatactagttggtccattacccctgagccacaacagaggcTCCGGGAGTCATATTTTTGAATTGGTAAAACCGCCAGTGTATTTAGTGAAAGTGCTTTGAAAGGAGCTGTGTAAAAGGCCAACCAGGGCAGAATGGGCATGAGGGAcagtaataatacaaataataataaataattaaataataaataataaattagatgataagttacataataaataataaaaataaataatgaataataaaaagcaaattctAAATACCTAAGTAGGcagccagcctccctccctttATTTCATCCAGGATAacacataggaagagaagggcATAGTACTACCACACTTGGGTAGATTCCTTTTCACCCCTcctttgtttataaattataagaATAGAGTCAACACAAGGTAAGTATGAGCCATGTTGAAATAGACTTCTTTAAGACATGTCTTTTCTTAGAAGCAGCAAAATAGTGAATTTGTCACAGTGAGAAAATATAATCCAACACTGGAAAAAGTGGCCTACATAAGCATCAGGAACAGgcttatgaaaaataaacactggAATTTGGCAGCTGCCCATGCAGCTCTGATGGTTCTGTCCCCCTTTGCCTTCCTGAATCGGATCAGCCTCCCAGCAGGTAGTCACCACCAGAcctatgtcaaaaaaaaaaccctgatttgCTTTGCTATTGTCTTGCTCAGCTCCTTTTCAAtgtacttcattatttttctgcCTCCCATCATGTTTTAAGTCTCCTAAATTTTCAGGCAGTACACATGTCAGGGTCTTGTTGGAAGAGAAACTATATTGCCAAAATCTTCATCAACCTCTAGCTAATTTCTGTGTTTGTAAACCTCACCTTAAAATGTGGATTCCTGTTGAACAAGGCACAACAATTCTTTAAACATACACAATTTCTTAGTGGGGACTAGGGTAAAGAGGTTGGGGCACCAAATGATGAGAGGTCTGGtgccggagtccagctccagcagccagggtatcCCTCCGGGGATGGACAGTGTTGACGAAGCACACGGAGACAGCCCCTTTGTCCCTTcattcagggcgctggactgctcaaattttattagcataggtaACAGTTTATATGGACAgcttaattgtaacttacatcacagtgcttACATCATATTCtcaaaggttaaattttagaCTATATGGTAGAGTAGACATACATTTTGttccaagaattttaaaactaacaGATACAATGCAtcaatgtaaaattataatgAGTACAAAACATTATGTGGAAAAAGCAATTATATGAAAATCAGGCAGTTCGGTATAAACGTCTTGTGGTTACTCTCAGCAAGCGCCAcccattattgttttaagctaatcttTAACAACTAGAAAGGTCACAAGCAAAAATTAGCATtacaaaaatatcatttttccGATTAAAGCTTGGGGTACTAACTCAAAGCATTATGGTCAGGGGGATGgttgagtaaatattttttatatcaaagcaaGTTTAATTCATTAACTTAAAAGCCCCCTACAAAAACGTATTAAAAAgcaagattataatttttttccatcaagaaCAATGTACGTCTAACCTATTCTAACCTATTATACACTCCACAATGACCTAActaactctaaaacctattcTTACTTGTAGCAAACCAGtgaacactttgtttttgcttacaTTAGATCTGAATAGGGGGAATTTCACCAGggtgaaactcttattattttattactgttccaattgttgttgttccaattttattgaatcacaaaacaatatagaaaaataacaaagaataacaaacaaatgacagaaaaggctgaagaataagtaaataacaggaaagagTGTATTTTCCCAGAagcaatttttattcttgcactattgtgcaaagccttcattttgttaCTGTTGCCATTGTTGCTgggttagcaggtgagcctcattatttttagaactttctcTGGAACTGTGCCCCTGGAAGCCCCTTTTCCTGTTCCTAAACCTGCCCTCAGAACTGTGCCAGCGGGTAGGCTTTTTTTCCTCAGTTAGGAACCCTGCCTTTGGAACTGTGCCTtcaggctagttcccttccttggcctccaGTATCTCCTTGGCTCCCCGCAGTCTGGGTCTCTCATATTTGAAAACTTAGTGAACACCCCCTCAAGGACTCAGAGGACCCTGGGTGACATCAGAAGTCTCTGTCAATTCATAAACTGAAAGATTCTTGTCTCAAGGTGCCAAGACCTTAATGTACCAAAATTGATCTTCGCTTATGCCCCAATTTATACCTGCTTCTTAGTCtaatctttctccctcctctgaggaACTGTGTGAGTGGAAATGAGACAGATTTTCAGAGCTTGGATAATgggagaatatataaaaatatactattaGCATGAGGAACAGAGAGGGTTAACCAAATGCATCCCAGGAACATCCATCCCTTCAGCCTTGTGCTTCCTGAAGCTCATGATCTTTCACAGAGTGGGAGCTGTTCACTTTGCATATTTACAAAGAGTATCAATTGGTACACCATGAAGACTTTTAAAATGAGGGGATAAGGCCCCACTTGGTGGCCTGGCCATCAGGCTGCCCAGCCACACTATGCCATTATCCATTTCTCAATGTCTTTGTCCTTTATTTCCAATATGAATGTGCTCTGCCACTAGCACATGTGGGGCCTCCGGCCTCCTGCATGATGATCTGGGGGGGTGATGTTTCAAGTTGTGGCTgaactctttttttgggggggttgctgAAGTGAGAAGAACACTGACTACTTCAGGCTGTCTTCCGGAACTGCCTTATGGTCTACCTTCCTCGCCCCAGCTTCCTCTCCCATCTGTCTGCATGTGGAACCAATCTTCTCCATCAGCAGGGCTTGGAGTTATTATCACACATCCCCTTCTCAAGACTGACCCCTTTTCTTTCCAGAAGTAAAAATGTATGAGGAGGGAGCTGCCTCTTCCTTGGCTTGAGTGCCAAGTCAAGATATTCCCATGATGCCAAGTCTTGCTTCTACATCAGAGATACCCAGAGAACCATCATGGAGCTCAGAAATGTCCTCCAGGACTCCTGACACTGAGGCACCTAATTGAATCTGTGTCATTATTTTCTAAAGGATAAGCTTATGGCTCGTCCATTACCTCCCCCTGGGCTATGTGCTGGCTTCTTTGGGTGGAGACAAGGGAGCCATCTCTTTCTAGGCTCCTGAGAGACCCTGAAACCTTGGACTGTCATTCCTATAGAATGGTGGCTCTTCACCAGGGTGATTTTACCCCCAGAG
The nucleotide sequence above comes from Phacochoerus africanus isolate WHEZ1 chromosome 2, ROS_Pafr_v1, whole genome shotgun sequence. Encoded proteins:
- the LOC125121133 gene encoding olfactory receptor 4S2-like, with the translated sequence MEKINNVTEFVFWGLSQNLKVEKVCFMVFSFFYSVILLGNLLIMLTVYVGKLFKSPMYFFLNYLSFVDVCYSSVIAPKMIVDLLAKTKTISYDGCMLQLFAAHFLGCTEIFILTVMAYDRYVAICKPLHYMTIMDRERCNKMLLGTWLGGFLHSIIQVALVVQLPFCGPNEIDHYFCDIHPLLKLACTDTHVVGVVVIANSGIITLVNFVILLISYIFILVYLRKQSAEGRHKALSTCGSHIAVVIIFFGPCTFMYMRPETTFSEDKMVALFYTIITPMLNPMIYTLRNAEVKNSMKKLCSRWIFWEAKGK